The DNA sequence ATGCACCTTTCCTCATGTTTGTgaaactcaaataaaaatgacagtatgTTTTGTGTCCTCTGGTGTTTCCATCCACATTCACAGCCAAGTTtggttgtgttgtgtgtgactCCGCTCAGCCATTGTCAGCTCTCATTACTGACTAACTCTCGCAGTCAGAGCTCATTAACCCCCGGACCTTTTGCTCCGGGCTCCAAATGACAACCAGACTGGTTGCGTCAAAACAAACTTATCAAATGTacacaaaggaaaaaacagaaaaccatgTGCGTTCACATAGTGATCATTAGAAACATTACTGTAATCCAAATGTGATTTAGAGTCACAAGAGCTGATTATATTGTGACAGTTTCAAAGAACTAAAACCAGCTTTGTCAAGTTTGGGGTTACTAAAACTGTATGCGGAAGATTGTGACATTTGGTATGTTTTTAGGCATGATTATGgtttgcatttcattttacagcTACAGTTAAGAGGTTTCTTGGTTTCAACTGTTGCGATATCCCAAGGTGCCCCTTCTGGCCAACCCTGCAACATCATCACAAGTGGTGGCAGGAAAAAATCCTGCAGAGAAGAGTCTGCTTTTAGCATACCCTACCTGCTGTCAGCGCCAATTTCAGATATGTCCCGCTGTTGCTGATCTTGTatcaaactgaaaacagctgctgctctgttttgtAGGGATAAATGCCCTTTTgtgcagacagaaactagttTAGACAATTTCTGTCTCAGAAAAACATATGTAGTTGTCAATATTCAAGAGTCCCATTATGAGATGGTTCTTAGATTGGATTCAAAATACCcaatgaaagaaatatttagaaatatttACTCTGTTACAATGACTGCTGTCATGGAAATAAGTTCTTATATATGGATATACACATTACAAAATGTCAATACCATGGGTTAAAAAAATAACCTTCATAATATTTAagtaagttttattttcatgatagGAAACACTCAAAGAGTGgatattttcctttattttgataaaatatgatacaatCTCTTGATCTGACACAATATTCAGAATGAAAAACTCCATAAATTAATATAGAATTTAATGTGCTTAAGGATGGATTTAATAATCAgggtgatgtttttttgtttttgttgtgtacATATTCAAGGAAATTtccagcagcttttttttttcaagttggTAACAGTCTTAACAACTGTAATGAACCACAATTAACATGTACTATGCCACACCAGACAGCTCAGCCCTCGCCTGCAGcataaacacatcacacacacacacatactcacacacataaacatacacaataTCTATATCAAAGCTTACACAAGACAGGCATATAATTTAGGAGGAGGGCGCTGATGTTTTCGCTAAACCAACCCGAGGCATTAAAAAACTAGATTTGAATCCTTCAGACATCACTACCATTCAAACCAGTTTCATACACAGCCACACTGTTTCTGACAGTAGcttatagacacacacatgcacaaaacattTAGTCACACAGCGTGACACGGCACGTCGCGATCCTATCTGTCATTTCTGCCCTCCTCGCTCCTTCATCTCTGCTGAGATCTGTGCCCACAGTCAGTTCAAGTCTAATTGGCACCAACCACCTGCATGCCAGGCACCAGCATTAATGCCTAATGGCAGAGCTTGGTACAGTAGATACCCGGGCTGCCAAGCTGATGCCCGGGTAGGCAGAACAGGCTGTTCTGgacaagaacaaaaataaactcCAATGCTGCACGCATATTCTGATAAGAGGCATGATGGTAGAGAGAAGGgtgaggaggggagagggggcTAGATAAGGCTCGACAAATAGAGGCATTACTGCTTGCCAAGGAGAAAGAACGAAAGAGAACGTGTGTGtgagggggtggtgggggttAAAACAGCGAGGAGGACGTTGTTGGTACACTGTGATGAtggttaatttatttatttttttcaatgagggtTTTGTAAGCAATTGTGGCTAGTTTTACTAACTGTGGATGTTGTGATTTAAAGATGTCTCGTATTTGAATCTTTATATCATATGACAGACATATAAGATGTAAAGCTggttgaaaacaaaaacagatgggCTTTTACTGGGCCAAGTTCCCCTCTACAACAGTGTAGTATATACTATAGAGCTCAGCTTTGAAAAgagcatacagtacatgtggtAAAATACTCAAGATGCACTCTTTCTGTAAATGACCTAGACGGTTTTATTTGCGTAGCTGATACACTGGATAGAGGGTCAGACGAAGACAATGTTTAGAATTTTGAAAGAAGTGTGTGCTTCTCTTACACGTGCTGTAAACAGACAAGAGACTCATCAGCAATTCATGAAATGCAGATATATAtagacagaggagggaggagggaagacTCTGCAGATCAGACCATATGGTTACTCATGATACTTATAGGTATACTATTTCAATACTGCAGGCATGAGTACAGGGTCAGTTCCACAGCTGGTAGAGACTCACTGACCCAGTCCCAGTGTTCAACTTAAGGTCTCAGAAACCTGACTGATTTTAATTAAGTGTGAAGCTTAAAAAGTCttataaaattgtgttttctcttttgtgaATATAATAACAATTGATAATTGTTTgatcaaaacaaattaacatgaTGATGCCATAGTAAAAATCTAGACCCAGTGGTGATTTCCTGTTGCAGAAGGATGAAAAGTGTGCAGAAAAAGGCTCAAAAAGTCAGCAAGAGAAATCTAAAGATCTTCCCAATTTCACAGTGGGACAGCCCTGAGCCCTCGTTGTAATCGGAAAAACATGGATCAAAATCAGTGAGTCTTCGAGAGTGGACGGTGGGATTAGCACTGGCATGGTAGGACCCCATCTCTGGGGTTGAAACCATCTGTCAGGCGGCACTGCCATCTTACTAAATTCCCACTGCGGATTACTTACAAGCAGCCTGGATGACACAAGATGTGATATAAAATTCAGtcattattaataatttctacTAGATTGAATATGAGAGACGTGAAGAAgataaaagtctgtgtgaattAAACTGAATGATGATTAAGTCTTTTATCACTAGCATCTATCTCTGCTGCCTTTCCTGCAGGTTCATATCATGGCCTATTATTCAGCTAGATTCACCTCTAGGCCACTGCCTCTATGGGCTAGATATTGGTTTTCTAGGTATAAGATTGCAAtctaaacagtgtgtgtgtgtgtgtgtgtgtgtgtgtgtgtgtgtgtgtgtgtctcttaaTAGATTTATGGATGTACtgcaacataaacaacaacaaaaacagtgctGTACTGGTTTAAACCTTTGAAGGTAGTTGTACTTTTTACAATTGGAGGATTTCATCACTAAGGTTACAAGGTGTCAGCCTCAGACTGCTTGTGTTGATATTTGGGACTTTCTATAACATCCATAGGTTGGTAGCAGAGGGTTTGCAGCATTACGTGATAAAAAGGGGTAAAGTACTTGCAATGTTTATGTATATACTTATGTTGTGGCGGTTATTTTATATGTGTAACATAAATAAGTGTGTatacaaactttaaaaatgtgagaaaCTACAATCAGACACGATGAGCTAATCCTGCTAATTATGCACAAGTCACCATTGACCacagcaatgtgtgtgtttctttaggTGTTAGTGTATGCATGTACGCAATATACTTATTTTTGTGTCATCATTCACAAGtttatgaaatttaaaaaaaaagtcaattcaAAATGGGTAGGCTTTGGGATGTCCCTTACTGCTAATATACATATATGCTATTATATGATACATAGtcacacactgtaaatgtgttttgggATACGACAACACaaaaaatgagaataaattTGAAACTAATAGTAATATGAAGTAAGAAGGACTCAACAGTAGCTGTGTCCCAGTTCCATACCTTATACTAATCCTAATCCCTGTTTGAGTATAAAATGCATACATTTAGactggaaaaacacaaaatgcagtATACTTAAAAAACATCAACTGGATTACTTAATTCACCCAATTTTTGATTGTGATGTTGATGGACATGAATGTCACAAAATGCCATGCAcaacaaaaattaaagaaaaatggagaaaatttaagaaaaatggagaaaatacCCTCAGGCCTCCGAGGGTTAAAATATCACACAGTGTTGTAACATTTCCAACAACAGCTAAAAAGTACATGAATGCTGCTACATTGCATTTAAAATAGGTAGGTTGCATCAGGGGGGATATCCAAATAAACGCACAATATCATCCAGAATACCATTTTGGAGGCAAATATTAGCTagtaatgattattattatgttcatttttatcaCTGCTTGTGTTTACCCTCTGAACTGTCTAAATGGAGACTAAATTAATACCAAATTtgtccatccatcatccatttCATCAAGCTAGCTAGGTGGTCTGTACTGTAACTGCATTGTGTGTGTTAGAATACGACTCCTGTCTGCATGGTGGCACTGCTGAGCTCTAGGAGGGGCATATAAGGACACACTGCTGCAGTAGACATTCTCATTATACTAGAGCTTCTGCTGCATCGCCCCTTCTCACTCACTCAACACCACCATCCTCCCACTCCTTGCTCCCTAACTCCCTCTCTGCCTTACAGTCTCACTTCCAGTCTATCCCCTCCCCCTCATGTATCTCATTGCCTTTGTCGAGTTGTTTCTCACTTTCCCATAACACAACACTTTTCCTTGCACTGTATTAACTGAATTACTATGTCCTTTGTCAACACTATAATCCAGCCTTCCGCGCATCTCACAGACAGCAAAACCTGGATCCTGCTGACTAACAGAAGTCAGGGTGCATTTTCGGGCATTTTGGTACATACAGGGTATTATTTTGGGCATTGCCAGTCCCTCTCCgtttctctctcatctctttcaGACACAATGCGGAGCTCTACTCTGTATGGGCCTGTTACCAAGGTAACGGCTGGGAAATATTTTGTCCAAGGAGCAAACAAGGGGTTGATAAGATGAAGGAGAAAGGGAGTGAAGTACAGGACAGCGGAAAGGAAAAAGGAGGTCAGaacaaagaaagtgaaaaatttAAATAAGGTTTGAGGGATGGAGTGACTGGTTATACTTCTCCTCGATCCTCCTCTTTCCATTTCCTatcactgcttctctctctctctctctctctctctctctctctgtctctctctctctcatgcacacTCCATCATTGTATCTATTGCTACGCAGTCTCTTGCACTCTTCCACAGAAACATTTTGTACTGTACAGCACCGAACTTTTTCAACACACCAAGGGCAAATGGAGAAATCTGGCAGGGGAACAGCTGGTGTACCTGTAGCAAATGTACCTGGTAATCACACCATGCCAAGTAAGAGAAAATGAATTACTTAGTGACCAATCAGTAAACACATTACATCCAAATGAGCCTCTGGCAGGTACTGAGTGACATAGAAAATCTAAACAACTGGCATCCATAACTATAAAACGTAACCCTAGAATAAACTCCTTATTCTAAAACCATGTTCCTCCGTAGGAAACTATTTCTATGCACATCTCCTGACTGTTTTCAGTCCTCATACAAGCATCTTTCCAAgcgaaacaataaaaaaaactttaaatacaCTTCATTAAGGTCTGCCCTGAAATTTATACCCGCAATCAAATAAACTTACGatgcttatgttttttttttctatgaatcGACCTCCTCTACAAAACAGGCTTGTGAATTGAGGCAACAGCTTTGATGCGTTATTGATTTTACCGATTAAAACCACTTCATTCATGTAAGGAAGCTGCAGCTCAAAGTGTCAAAGGATAAAAGGGcatttttatatcttttcaTGAGTGAGATGGTGTTAGTGTGCAGTAGAATGCAACTCTCAACAGTGAGCAGAAGTGGTATTTTGCactccagcactgcagcagaaCTAAAAAGATCTagaaaatgtgaacatgtttgCCTCAAACCACTCACTTTTAGTcccattttgctgtcattttgtCACAACAAAGACCAAGTATGACTTTGACTTGATAGCAGCACAATCAGCCAGGGGTCTATAGGAGCAAAGGCTGCTGATGTAACCCAACCAGCCCCTGTTTAAACACTGCCACAATCTTATGTAAATGACTAGACATGAAGGGCAAGTTGCTATGTCTGGTGTTACACAGATGGGGTGAACGAGGTTGTGGCGCCAATACTTTgggaagagagggaaaaataGTGATGATAGATGATCACATCGAACATGGTGAAGGTTAGACAAAAAGACACAACCAACACAAGACAGGAGATGGTTAATGTGAAGAATTTCCACTTGGCTGCCAAAATGCTCTACGTATATTTcgaaacattttcttttatattggGCTGCCAGGTTGACTGTttttcagatcagatcagacGCTGTGTTCATCAAAATGCTTCCTGGAATATATTTACCCCACATGACGCACTTGTATCAAATCTGTGTACACCTATCAAACTGACCTCTTATAGAATTACAATATTAGTATTTATTTCAGTCACACTCTTTCACcatctatctttttttttttttgattcttCATTTCGAAATTAGCAGtttaaacaaatgaatgttttaaaccACACCAACCTGTATTGTCTGGATCTGCTATTTGCAAATCTTGATTGCACATAGGGGAAAAACTAAGAACATGTTGGGTAACAGTCTAGACTGGCATGTAATGGTTAACTCACAGCTGATAGGGAAACAGACCATGACACCACAtcctgaaaaacacattcatatttacTGAGTAACTGTTACTGAGGGCTATTAATGCAAAGAGGGACAGGTGGAACATGTACGTAATCTTAATGTTTTCACTTCGCTGCAcagtttttccatttcacagaggaaaacagtAGCGAAAATAGGAGAGGGGAGTACAGATAGATTCAGGATGGAGACTTCAGTCAGAAAGGGTCACTGACATTACCTGGCTCTGATAACCCAGGACTGCGTCATTAcagggaggagggtgggggCTCACTGTCCTGCACACAATGTCCACAGCTGGGTGCAGGACAAAAAGCCTGCCATCTGTGGACTATGACGAGGGGGAATTACAGTCATCTGCTGTTTAGTCTTAGTGTGTATTGCGCTCTGTTAGGTGTTGTGCTGCGGTAATTGTGCATGGCAtttgaaaaatatcaacagaaaaGATAAACTGAAACGTGTTGTTTAGTTACggtaaaaataaagagaaaacttGTGGTTCACATGGCATGAAATATGAGTAAATGGAACAAAACACTCTCCTACCATGCCAGTGCAATGTTTGCATGGGTGAAAGTAGGGATAGAAAAAGTCATCTTCAAAGCCAGAGATATAGTGATGGCCAACGAGATACAGCTCCAGATGCATTTTTTCTTCTCCTGGGTACCAGTGGAATGAGGGCAGGGACAAGGCCAGGCCTAAACTCAGGCACAGTGCCAGGTTGGGAGGAAAGCTCAGCCCGCAGCCCCCCCTTATCATGCTCATATGtgccaaaaaacacaacagggCTCATCCTAACATCCTACCTGACGTTCTGTTTGCTATCCCACTGtggtgttagtgtgtgtgtttgcctgcctACACTTCAGCATTAGAGCAGACATGACACAACCAACCTCTTGCTCaaaatataatgatgtcatcagactgATACACCCATGTCGTCTTTTTTTGTAGCCTCTATTTTCTCCCTTTGGCACATAGCTTGAAAACATACCCTTCTCTCATCCCTAACCCCACCATTTTCCATTATGTGCCACCTCTCACCTTAGTGCGTCCATTGATGACACAGTCCCCCAGCTGTCCATTGGCAGCGCTGTACATGACGGCCTCATCAATGTGAGCCATCAGCACCCCGATGCTCTCGCACCCGGGCTCACGTCCCTCCACCCAGGCGATCTGGTCGCCCCGGATGCTCCGAGAGGGAATGCTCTTCTGGCTCACCAGCTGCCCACCCCGAAATTTCCCACTGCGGTTTAGgatctccacctcctccaggACCCTGTCGCCCAGTTGAGGGCCAAGGAAGTTGTCCTTCACACAGATGCCGTAGTACTTCATGCAGGGGATGATGTACTGCTGGGCTATGCACTCTGCTGACCAGCCAGCGCCTGCAGAAGGTGGAGGGGTGGGGATGCCATTAGCCTCCGCGGGGGAGGTCTGACTGGGTGCAGCTGGTGGACCAGCCGATGCCACATTATGTCCGTTGTGCTGGTTAGTGTGGGGGACAGGAGGGGTGAAGGGAGATTGGGGAGTGACACAGTGCACATTATTGATAGTCATTTGGTTGCTATGGGAACTGTTGCTGCAGTTGACTGTGAGCGGGGCGACTGATCGGGCCACCCTGGGGGCCTCTGAAGATTTGTGAGCAACACTTACATCTGCCAACCTTCTCCGCTTTAAGTCTGAGTCTCCTGAAGCAAAAACCGAGTCCACAGAACTTCCCAAACCCGGTGACCCACTTGTGAGACCATTCAGAGTCTCTGACCCCAAGTCCCGGTTCTCCCCACCCCTCCGTTTCTGTTGTTGCACCTGTCTGGCTTTCAGGTCACCATTGAGCCTCCTCATCACTAAAGGGCACTTCTCATGAGCTGTGTGGTCCCCGTTCTCCACCAGACAGGCTCTACTAGTGACAGGGTACATAGGGCCCCCCACCATCCCCTTCATTTGTGCAGGGTAACCGTTTGGTGTGTGAGCCAAAGCGCCTGTGTGGCTGCCTTCCACGGTGGCAGATGGAGACACCACCCCACCGTTGTAGATCGGCACGCCGGTTTTGGACTGCTTCGTCAGGGTTGTGATTCCAGGGGAGTCGGTCTGAGAGGCCAGACCCGCGAGTAACTCCGCGGCTGTTGGGCTCCCGACGGGCGCCGCGCAGAAGCCGTTAAGCCCCATGTCCGCTCGGTACGTGTGATGAATCTCCGCCGGTCCGCACACAAGCTGTTGTCCGCTCGTCCTTCTCTCCTGCGAGGCTGAAACAGCGACGCATCCGCGGGAAGAGCTTGGGTTTAAAAGGTCCGTGTGTCCCAAGCTCTCCATTTCACCTCGTCATCTGCTGGATGCGCACGTAGCTCACGTCCTCGCTTCATTTTctagctgagctgctgttttCCTTGACGGAGAGGAGCTCTGTCACAGCCGCAAGAAGTTTCATGTCCAAGTCTTGTTCTTCTTGCTTTTATTTCACCCCTTTATCTTATTTAATAATCTCAATCTGTTTGCATCCGATTTATAAACATTTTGAGGCTGTGGAGAGGATCTGTGGAGAGTAAAATGATACACTTTAGACCTATTAATAGCACAGTGCAGGCCACTTGACAGTGAGCTGAAGTAAATAAATCCACAGTATTTATATAGTGGGTATACAGTTGAATCATCATTAGATTAGACTGTCATTAATTAAGTTTTCactaagttttttttattaggcTATTTTGTAGCCGAGTTCAATGCTTAAAAGGAGGGAAGGATGAAAGACGAAAGCCAATAAAAACTCACTTTTACTGACAGTTTTTATACCTATTTAAATTAGACACCACCTTCAAGTGtaatctttgtgttttaagtAAATTACAATTCATATAATACCGTAATGAAACATAAGAAGACTTTATTTGGTCTTCATCGGCTATTGATTACCAACTTGTAATCAGGTCATGGCAATTAATCGCCTATTAGCAAAATCTATTCATTCAGTTGAAACACACGTTTCACGGTTGTGAAATAAATCAGTGCAGCTAATAACGTTTAAAAGCAAGTGAAAATTCCCTCTTGAGGAGATCACAGCTCCTCCGCTTACCTACGGCAGCCCACAGCAATGCAAATCCACAGTGAGCGTACGTGACAGGCTGAGAGTACGCATGTTATTTCCGGGATTGTCTTGCCCGTGTGTGCGTCCCATCCAATTTTCTTGTCGGTTATAAATAATATCCGAGGGATGACGGCAACCAGCGCCGACCTGACACATTAAACCAAACAGGGGGACGGAGGGAGATGCTCCGAGCCACACAAGGTCCCCTCAATCACCAAAAAAAGTGCTCTCCGTTGTGCCGGCGAGTGCCCCCAGTTTCTGTctgcctcccctcctccctctcctccctcccacaGCCCGCTTTCtcggctctctctctctctctctctctttctctctctctcgactcCCTCGTGTCATTTACATGCACAAGCCATGTGACCACTTGCTACTACGACTTCAGCTGCACCGACAGAAACCGCCATGACATTAATTTAAACAAACCTTTACCCTATATAATCTATGGCACGAGGCAGTCTTTGGTGATAACCAACGTATCTGCAGTGATATGACTTTCAGTATTATTATAGATGAATTAATTTCTTACATGTTGAACAGTTATTAAACGTttccaaaatatgtttctgcCAGTTTGcactaataaaatataaagcaaCCTTGCAATTCAATACAGTCCgctaaaataaatattgttgttttaaaacttaaaatgtgcatttattgtTAAGATAAATGGTGCCAGAGAGGTTTTATTTTCACCgtttcttgttttttgaaaGCTTTACATTGTACATGAGTTTATTTTATAGTGTCAACTAGATTGAGTGGTTCATttagagagagagcagagcagcacagtATTTATACTATGTGATGGAGACAAAATCTTCTATCAGATGAGTTAAAGTGAAACATTGGCTTAAACAGCAACAGTCAAGTTAAATATGAATAGGTTTTGAATGGATCTACTAGTCATGTAGGCTGCTTACATACacttacattcacacacacacacacacacacataggcctactgtatatacacatgcacacagtctgTTTTATCCTCAATATGTCTTATCCATCAAAGCAAAAATCCTGTTGATCCAATATTGCCATAAATCAATCCAGTTTATTGATTTTCAAGACTGTCCATGGCCTAATACAACCAGAGATATTGAAAGGAGAGCCACTTTAGAAACAGtacaaaaaaatctatattaGTTGACAAATCTCCTTTGTCACACAATGTATATATTCTCATATTGTTCAGCCCTAGTGTCCTTTCAAAATGTACAGTTTCATTGTGCATTTGAAGGAGTCATTTAATGTATAGTTTGTAGACATTTAAATGAGAATCAGGAGTGAATGAGAttcaatctgtctgtctgtctgttttcagaGCCCATTATGTCTGTCCTTAATCCTGGGCTTGTTTAACTCTGCTTACATTTGACGCATATTGTCGACCTATATATTTGTGTaggaggaggaagtgatgtAATGTGCTGTTATAAAGCCAGGACTGGGGTTAGGATGCTAGATTAGCGCCTCACCCTCAGGGATTAGGGACAGAGTATTGACACAACAGTGGCACGCCACATGCATCAGTCGCTTCTCGGTGCTGCCCTCTCTTAGCCTATGGACCTGGAGAGCAGCCATGTGTAGTGACTGTTATCAGCTGGGGGCCTCTCACTCCTCAGCAGGTATCCATACAAGAATATTATGTAAGTAAAtgcacatataaatacatacatgacACGCAaatcaaaaaaatgaatgagaggtCATGTACCAGGTTGCATGGACGCCTCACACATAAAAGTGAAGATAAACAGCCACCCTTCCTGCCTTTGCCACAAACATATAGACACACATCACTGGAAGATAGTGATAGCACATAAACTCACCATAAATAAACAGCTAGGTCATTGTTGACCCACCAGACAATGCTTTCACAGGcatttgcaggtattttgtgTTGTTATAGTAATGCAACAAATACATATAGATGCTTAACACTGTACAGCAAAGGTATACAACATGTATGTAGGCATGTACAGAGTGGAGGTAAAGGTTATAAGTTCATGTGTGTATGATTGTAAAGTGAAGATAAGATTATAAGTTTAAGTGTGCATTTTTGTCTGATATGagtgtattcatgttttattttcgCCTGTCATCAGTTTATGTTATGTTAAGGTACTATTGAATATCTTTCTTTGTATAATAAGAGAAAGTAAGCAAACCTGGACATACTATGCACACACAGACTATATATTTGTGTAGGCCACTCAATAGTAGTGACTTAataaactgttttaaatatagtttttaAGCTCTCAGGGGTTTTGTCTTGTTATTAATTCTCTATTCTCTCTACTCTCTATCTTGcactattatttattatctagTACTTTGGCCCCAGAGAAATATCTTTTCATTCTGCTATATATTATGAATGTATGGTTCGAATGGCAATAAACTTGAACTCTATGGTTAAAGGCAACGAatctaataataaataatacaaaaactaAACCAGACAAACTTTAGTACTATTCAGTGCTGATGGAGAGGGGTATAAAAATATGGAGCAGTAGCGGAGCTGAAGAGAGGATGGTGTTCGATACGTTGAGGTTCACAGACCCATCAGGCCTGGGATCGATTGTCTCTGACCGCATGCTTGTCGAGTCATTGAACTCAACTAAGCAAAGAAGAATTTGCAGTCCGAGATCAAAAATAAAGCTCCCACATAATTATGTGAAATCAGCATGTAGTGAAGACTTGTAATTTCATggttatttgtattttatatgttgCAAAACTCTAAATTTCTCAAGAAATCACAGACTCATGACTCATCAGTCGCTTATGTATTTAATTGGGTTTGTGGTCCGTGGGTGCGTGCAGCAAAAGGAACACATATTTTCAGACCAGCATGAAGAACAACACAATGTTTCAAGGAAAAGAGAACTCGTTTGTGAAATGTTTCTTCGGTCGTTTGTGAATCATGTTTCTGTTAATCATCTCCACACAGCTACCCCATGACTACAACAGGTAACCTTATAGAAGACTGCCTGTGTACAGGTCAAAGGCCATTTGTTTCAAGGATGCACAGCATGTagcatgtgttttattgttgctgATATGGAGATGTGACACGTTTTATTGGTGTTGATTTTGAAAACAAGATGTGACCAGGAAGTTTATCATCTGCGTCTGCGTACGTTCACCCTAATTAAGGGTCCCCCCGCCCCCCAAGCCACTAACAATCAAAAGGGAAACTTTTACCTCCAATTTTGAGTTCATTTTCACATCATACAGTCTAAACAGTGAGTAAAGttgacaaaacataacacaaTCCTTCCAAGTTTTGACTTTGCCAAGCGACCAGAGCAGTCAGATATTACTGTAAGAATGACACCATTGTTTTCACAGCAGTGCAAGATGAATGATGATTCATTGTTTGGCATTGATTATAGGGGAGAATATGCACCACGTAATCCAAATTGCCCAAGGTAGTATTTAAACATcccacaaaatattaaatatctgGAATAGAGCTTAAAGTTGACTTGATTACAGCAGACATAGGAGGTGATataacacacacaggcacataaGCACACACGTGTAAACCATTAACCCATGACGGTGGCTCCAACAATGTCACTGACATGAGAGTTATggtcagagaaaacaaaataaatctgggCTCCCATGTACCAGGAGATCAAAAGGAAAGCAGTACcataattaaaggaaaaaacaagcttggaaacacacacattcacacacctgCAACATTAAATAACCCCGACAGCTTCCCATCCTGTATCCTGCACATTATGGTATTTTCCCCCCAAAATAACTTACAATGCCCAGTTTACATAATGAAATATGACAGAATTATATAATTTCGATAAAACAGCACACgtatatattcataaaaaagttgttgtttgtttaatatttatgttCTTGTT is a window from the Thunnus thynnus chromosome 7, fThuThy2.1, whole genome shotgun sequence genome containing:
- the egln2 gene encoding uncharacterized protein egln2 — protein: MESLGHTDLLNPSSSRGCVAVSASQERRTSGQQLVCGPAEIHHTYRADMGLNGFCAAPVGSPTAAELLAGLASQTDSPGITTLTKQSKTGVPIYNGGVVSPSATVEGSHTGALAHTPNGYPAQMKGMVGGPMYPVTSRACLVENGDHTAHEKCPLVMRRLNGDLKARQVQQQKRRGGENRDLGSETLNGLTSGSPGLGSSVDSVFASGDSDLKRRRLADVSVAHKSSEAPRVARSVAPLTVNCSNSSHSNQMTINNVHCVTPQSPFTPPVPHTNQHNGHNVASAGPPAAPSQTSPAEANGIPTPPPSAGAGWSAECIAQQYIIPCMKYYGICVKDNFLGPQLGDRVLEEVEILNRSGKFRGGQLVSQKSIPSRSIRGDQIAWVEGREPGCESIGVLMAHIDEAVMYSAANGQLGDCVINGRTKAMVACYPGNGAGYVRHVDNPNGDGRCITCIYYLNKNWDVKKQGGLLQIYPEGKNVVANIEPMFDRLLIFWSDRRNPHEVKPAYATRYAITVWYFDAKERAEAKEKYRLATGQKGVQVPVTQNSRT